The following proteins come from a genomic window of Amaranthus tricolor cultivar Red isolate AtriRed21 chromosome 14, ASM2621246v1, whole genome shotgun sequence:
- the LOC130800182 gene encoding C2 and GRAM domain-containing protein At5g50170 — MRLYVYVLEANDLPVKSSSYVKLQVGKFKSKTRTKTGSDPVWNEEFVFRVHDLEDELVLSVYNRDDDDSYSRFFNVSGFLLGRIRVPVWTVSGEENECLPPTWFSLTKPKNGKQHVKRKCGKILLTLTLHGRGDDANSDLFLSEEPCARSSEYKQEESVDDALINNVSPTASHLKVPHGKKLIKGVTKRLEKLLHKTGEPSKSDESSDLSVTPSEYEECMQEELVSSTSSFEEALGTMQCRDDLELPENLQGGILLDQTYVVTSKDLNAFLFAPESQFRKELAELQGVTDMQEGPWTCKPGESPCLTRSVNYIQPASKLVKAIKATEEQTYVKADGVEFAVFVRVATPDVPYGNTFEVELLYKIMPGPELSSGEESSRLVISWGINFSQSTLMKSMIENGAKQGLKESFDQFSALLGQKFKVLDTEYSSEKDAVLEALQREHQSDWDLAKEYFGNLTVVAATFLTSYVLVHILLSEPHKRQGLEIYGLDLPDSFGQLVTCGILVLLLERVYNMVSLFVQARLRVGSDHGIKSQGDGWVVTVALVEAINLPSLDLTGVSDPFVVLTCNGKTRTSSVQLQTCNPQWNEVLEFDASEDLPSVLDVELFDFDGPFDQAASLGHTEINFLKHSATELADMWVPLQGKKAVSCQAKLHLRIFVENKKGVETIKEYLNKMEREVGKKLNIRSPHKNSAFQKLFGLPPEEFLIKDYSCSLRRKMPLQGRLFVSARIVGFYANFFGHKTKFFFLWEDIEDIEVQDPCMASFGSPTLVIILRKGRGLDARHGAKTQDEEGRLKFYFQSFIPFDVASKTITALWRAKTASPEKKAFITEEQGNQESVFGPGENDSSLFPADDANNLKIYSTTLPFDIKSLMEMFGGGSLERKVMAKSGCLNYITTEWRTVKPDVYERQLSYKFNHEVSVFGGEVRCTQRKSRLGDPDGWIVNEAMALHDTPFGDHFRVHLSYHLLSLKSIEEECKCDVFLGILWLKDCKFQQRITKNINEKFASRLKTMFELVKKEILLSNDHSL, encoded by the exons ATGAGATTATATGTGTATGTACTAGAAGCAAATGATTTGCCGGTAAAGAGTAGTAGTTATGTAAAGCTTCAAGTTGGTAAATTCAAATCCAAAACAAGAACTAAAACCGGGTCAGACCCTGTTTGGAATGAAGAATTTGTATTCCGGGTACATGATTTGGAAGATGAGCTTGTGTTGTCAGTTTATAAtcgtgatgatgatgattcttATTCTAGGTTCTTTAATGTTTCTGGGTTTTTGCTGGGTCGGATTCGGGTACCCGTTTGGACTGTTTCGGGTGAAGAGAATGAATGTTTGCCTCCTACTTGGTTTTCCCTTACAAAGCCCAAGAATGGAAAACAACATGTGAAAAGAAAATGTG GAAAAATTCTGTTGACTCTCACTCTGCATGGAAGAGGGGATGATGCTAATTCTGATCTGTTCCTGTCTGAAGAACCATGTGCCAGATCTTCCGAATATAAACAAGAGGAAAGCGTAGATGACGCACTCATAAATAACGTTTCTCCGACTGCTTCTCATTTGAAGGTTCCACACGGGAAGAAGTTGATAAAAGGCGTGACTAAACGATTGGAAAAGCTTTTACATAAAACTGGGGAACCCTCCAAAAGTGACGAATCATCAGATTTAAGTGTTACTCCTTCCGAGTACGAAGAATGTATGCAGGAGGAATTAGTATCATCAACTAGTAGCTTTGAAGAAGCTTTGGGTACAATGCAATGTAGAGACGACTTGGAACTGCCCGAGAATCTGCAAGGCGGAATTCTTCTCGATCAAACATATGTAGTCACTTCGAAAGATCTTAATGCGTTTCTTTTCGCTCCTGAGTCGCAGTTTCGGAAAGAACTTGCCGAGTTACAGGGCGTAACCGATATGCAAGAGGGTCCGTGGACTTGCAAACCAGGGGAGTCACCTTGTTTGACACGGTCGGTAAACTATATACAACCCGCAAGCAAGTTAGTTAAAGCGATTAAAGCCACGGAGGAGCAGACTTACGTCAAAGCTGATGGCGTTGAGTTTGCTGTTTTTGTACGTGTGGCTACACCGGATGTCCCATACGGGAATACCTTCGAGGTTGAGTTACTCTACAAGATAATGCCGGGTCCAGAATTATCGTCAGGCGAGGAATCTTCACGTTTGGTTATTTCTTGGGGAATAAACTTTTCGCAGTCTACGTTAATGAAGAGTATGATCGAGAACGGAGCAAAACAAGGTCTGAAAGAGAGCTTTGACCAATTTAGTGCATTGCTGGGTCAGAAGTTTAAAGTGTTGGATACTGAATATTCGTCCGAGAAGGATGCTGTCTTGGAAGCTCTTCAAAGAGAACATCAATCAGATTGGGATTTGGCTAAGGAGTATTTCGGGAATCTGACTGTAGTTGCAGCCACCTTTCTTACATCATATGTGCTTGTACATATTTTACTTTCTGAGCCTCACAAGCGTCAGGGACTCGAGATTTATGGCCTTGATCTGCCCGACAGTTTTGGGCAACTCGTCACTTGCGGCATTCTAGTTCTTCTATTAGAGCGTGTATATAACATGGTTTCACTCTTTGTTCAAGCCCGACTTCGTGTAG GAAGTGATCATGGAATCAAATCTCAAGGTGATGGATGGGTAGTAACAGTTGCTTTGGTTGAAGCGATTAACTTACCGTCATTAGACTTAACCGGAGTATCTGATCCTTTTGTGGTCTTAACCTGTAACGGAAAAACAAGAACAAGCTCTGTACAGCTACAAACTTGTAATCCACAATGGAATG AGGTACTTGAATTTGATGCTTCGGAGGATCTTCCATCAGTCCTTGATGTggaattatttgattttgatgGTCCATTTGACCAGGCAGCCTCACTTGGGCACACCGAGATCAATTTTCTAAAGCACTCCGCAACAGAGTTGGCTGATATGTGGGTTCCTCTTCAAGGGAAAAAGGCTGTTTCCTGTCAGGCGAAATTGCATTTAAGAATCTTTGTAGAGAACAAAAAGGGTGTTGAAACTATCAAAGAGTACCTTAACAAAAtggaaagagaagttggaaaGAAG TTAAATATTCGGTCTCCCCACAAAAACTCTGCATTTCAGAAGCTGTTTGGTTTGCCACCCGAAGAATTCTTGATCAAAGATTACTCGTGTTCTTTAAGAAGAAAGATGCCATTGCAG GGCCGTCTTTTTGTATCCGCTAGAATAGTTGGATTCTATGCTAATTTCTTCGGACATAAAaccaaatttttctttttatgggaAGACATAGAAGATATCGAAGTGCAGGATCCCTGCATGGCATCATTTGGTAGTCCTACTCTCGTCATAATTTTGCGGAAAGGGAGAGGTTTGGATGCAAGGCATGGAGCCAAGACTCAGGATGAAGAGGGCAGGCTTAAATTCTATTTCCAATCATTTATCCCATTTGATGTTGCCAGCAA GACAATAACGGCCTTATGGAGAGCAAAGACGGCGTCCCCTGAGAAGAAGGCATTCATTACAGAAGAACAAGGGAATCAAGAAAGTGTGTTTGGTCCAGGTGAAAACGATAGCTCTCTTTTCCCTGCCGATGATGCGAATAACTTGAAGATTTACTCTACTACTCTTCCGTTTGAT ATCAAATCCTTAATGGAGATGTTTGGAGGAGGAAGTTTGGAGCGTAAAGTGATGGCAAAATCCGGTTGTTTGAATTATATCACAACCGAGTGGCGGACGGTGAAGCCCGATGTTTACGAGAGGCAGCTTTCCTATAAATTTAACCATGAGGTTTCGGTTTTTGGAGGAGAAGTGCGATGCACCCAGAGGAAATCCCGCCTAGGTGATCCAGACGGATGGATAGTCAACGAAGCCATGGCTCTCCATGATACTCCCTTTGGCGATCACTTTCGT GTACATTTGAGCTATCACCTCCTAAGTCTCAAATCAATCGAAGAAGAATGTAAATGTGATGTTTTCTTGGGAATTTTGTGGTTAAAAGATTGCAAATTTCAACAGAGAATCACGAAGAACATAAATGAGAAATTTGCGAGTAGATTGAAGACTATGTTTGAGCTTGTAAAGAAAGAGATTTTGTTGTCAAATGATCATTCGTTATAG